One window of the Musa acuminata AAA Group cultivar baxijiao unplaced genomic scaffold, Cavendish_Baxijiao_AAA HiC_scaffold_853, whole genome shotgun sequence genome contains the following:
- the LOC135664559 gene encoding photosystem II protein D1: MTAILERRESTSLWGRFCNWITSTENRLYIGWFGVLMIPTLLTATSVFIIAFIAAPPVDIDGIREPVSGSLLYGNNIISGAIIPTSAAIGLHFYPIWEAASVDEWLYNGGPYELIVLHFLLGVACYMGREWELSFRLGMRPWIAVAYSAPVAAATAVFLIYPIGQGSFSDGMPLGISGTFNFMIVFQAEHNILMHPFHMLGVAGVFGGSLFSAMHGSLVTSSLIRETTENESANAGYRFGQEEETYNIVAAHGYFGRLIFQYASFNNSRSLHFFLAAWPVIGIWFTSLGISTMAFNLNGFNFNQSVVDSQGRVINTWADIINRANLGMEVMHERNAHNFPLDLAAVEVSSTNG; the protein is encoded by the coding sequence ATGACTGCAATTTTAGAGAGACGCGAAAGTACAAGCCTATGGGGTCGTTTCTGCAACTGGATAACCAGCACTGAAAACCGTCTTTATATTGGGtggttcggtgttttgatgatccctaccttattgaccgcaacttctgtatttattatcgccttcattgctgctcctccagtagatattgatggtattcgtgaacctgtttctggttctctactttatgGAAATAATATTATCTCTGGTGCTATTATTCCTACTTCTGCAGCTATAGGTTTACATTTTTACCCAATCTGGGAAGCAGCATCTGTTGATGAGTGGTTATACAATGGTGGTCCTTATGAGCTAATTGTTCTACACTTCTTACTTGGTGTAGCTTGTTACATGGGTCGTGAGTGGGAACTTAGTTTCCGTCTGGGTATGCGTCCTTGGATTGCTGTTGCATATTCAGCTCCTGTTGCAGCTGCTACTGCTGTTTTCTTGATCTACCCTATTGGTCAAGGAAGTTTCTCTGATGGTATGCCTTTAGGAATATCTGGTACTTtcaacttcatgattgtattccaggcaGAACACAACATCCTTATGCATCCATTTCACATGTTAGGTGTAGCTGGTGTATTCGGCGGCTCCCTATTCAGTGCTATGCATGGTTCCTTGGTAACCTCTAGTTTGATCAGGGAAACCACTGAAAACGAATCTGCTAACGCAGGTTACAGATTCGGTCAAGAGGAAGAGACTTATAATATCGTAGCTGCTCATGGTTATTTTGGCCGATTGATCTTCCAATATGCTAGTTTCAACAACTCTCGTTCTTTACATTTCTTCTTGGCTGCTTGGCCTGTAATTGGTATCTGGTTCACTTCTTTAGGTATTAGCACCATGGCTTTCAACCTAAATGGTTTCAATTTCAACCAATCCGTAGTTGACAGTCAGGGTCGTGTCATTAACACTTGGGCTGATATCATCAACCGTGCTAACCTTGGTATGGAAGTAATGCATGAACGTAATGCTCACAACTTCCCTCTAGACCTAGCTGCTGTCGAAGTTTCATCTACAAATGGATAA